The Paenibacillus sp. FSL R7-0204 genome includes a region encoding these proteins:
- a CDS encoding purine-nucleoside phosphorylase, translating into MTTITSSKIQEAAVYIKDKCTVAPEIGLILGSGLGVLADLITDEVVIPYHEIPHFPVSTVEGHEGELLIGMIEGRRVVMMKGRFHMYEGYGPEVTAFPVRVMKELGVTSLLVTNAAGGVNTEYTPGDLMLITDHLNLTGRNPLSGPNDNALGVRFPDMSSAYSPRLIAAAKEAAAALNFEFKEGVYAGLLGPNYETPAEIVMLRRQGADAVGMSTVSETIVARHAGIEVLGISCITNMAAGILPQPLNHAEVMETAERVREQFLKLVLAFIPKM; encoded by the coding sequence ATGACCACTATAACCTCAAGCAAAATTCAAGAAGCAGCCGTATATATCAAAGATAAATGCACCGTCGCCCCCGAAATCGGGCTGATCCTGGGCTCCGGCCTCGGCGTTCTGGCGGATCTGATCACAGATGAAGTTGTTATTCCTTATCATGAGATTCCTCATTTCCCGGTGTCCACGGTTGAAGGACATGAAGGTGAGCTGCTGATCGGCATGATCGAAGGCCGCCGCGTGGTCATGATGAAGGGCCGCTTCCACATGTATGAAGGCTACGGCCCTGAGGTTACAGCCTTTCCGGTTCGTGTGATGAAGGAGCTGGGTGTAACCAGCCTGCTGGTCACCAACGCTGCCGGTGGCGTTAACACCGAATACACACCGGGCGATCTCATGCTGATCACAGACCACCTGAACCTGACCGGACGCAATCCGCTGAGCGGACCGAATGACAATGCGCTGGGCGTACGGTTCCCGGATATGTCTTCAGCTTACAGCCCGCGTCTGATTGCAGCCGCCAAGGAAGCTGCTGCGGCACTGAATTTCGAGTTCAAGGAAGGCGTATACGCCGGTCTGCTCGGACCGAACTATGAGACTCCTGCTGAGATCGTAATGCTGCGCCGCCAGGGAGCAGATGCCGTAGGCATGTCCACCGTATCTGAGACTATCGTTGCCCGTCATGCCGGGATTGAAGTGCTGGGCATTTCCTGTATCACCAACATGGCAGCCGGAATTCTTCCGCAGCCGCTGAATCATGCAGAGGTAATGGAGACCGCTGAGCGTGTGCGCGAGCAGTTCCTGAAGCTTGTGCTTGCTTTTATCCCCAAAATGTAG
- a CDS encoding purine-nucleoside phosphorylase, translating to MTTPTTVPYGTQVQEAAAYIQSKFGGYTPAIGLILGSGLGDLGDQIEDAVYLPYEEIPHFPHSTVEGHAGRFVIGKLEGKDVMIMQGRFHYYEGYEMRKVVLPVYVMAKLGIGTLVITNAGGGMNRAFKAGDLMLITDHLNMTGDNPLIGPNDPELGVRFPDMSSAYDPEYIELAKKLAGGVTGVDGEALVLQEGVYAGISGPTYETPAELKMLAYLGGDAVGMSTVPEVIVASHSKLRVLGITCITDMAIGDELEPLTHEQVVKVANLTKPKFIGLVRAFVREVQV from the coding sequence ATGACAACACCAACCACAGTCCCATACGGCACTCAAGTTCAGGAAGCTGCTGCTTATATTCAATCCAAATTCGGCGGTTATACACCGGCAATCGGCCTTATTCTGGGTTCAGGACTTGGAGACCTGGGCGACCAGATCGAAGATGCAGTCTACCTGCCTTATGAAGAAATTCCGCATTTCCCCCATTCAACGGTAGAAGGTCATGCCGGACGGTTCGTGATCGGTAAGCTGGAAGGCAAGGATGTTATGATCATGCAAGGCCGTTTTCACTACTATGAAGGTTATGAGATGCGCAAGGTAGTCCTTCCGGTCTATGTAATGGCTAAGCTGGGCATCGGCACGCTTGTCATTACCAACGCTGGTGGCGGAATGAACAGAGCGTTCAAGGCAGGCGACCTGATGCTGATTACCGATCACCTCAATATGACTGGCGACAACCCGCTAATTGGACCGAATGATCCGGAGCTCGGCGTAAGATTCCCTGATATGTCCAGTGCGTATGACCCAGAATATATTGAGCTTGCGAAAAAGCTTGCAGGCGGAGTTACTGGTGTGGACGGTGAAGCGCTTGTCCTGCAGGAAGGCGTATATGCCGGCATCAGCGGCCCGACTTATGAGACCCCGGCTGAGCTGAAAATGCTGGCTTATCTCGGCGGCGATGCCGTAGGCATGTCCACCGTGCCCGAGGTTATCGTAGCCAGCCACAGCAAGCTGCGCGTGCTCGGCATTACCTGTATCACAGACATGGCGATCGGCGATGAGCTGGAGCCGCTCACCCATGAGCAGGTAGTTAAAGTGGCGAACCTGACCAAGCCTAAATTCATCGGACTGGTGCGTGCCTTCGTCCGTGAGGTGCAGGTCTGA